One genomic window of Halogeometricum sp. S3BR5-2 includes the following:
- a CDS encoding asparaginase: MPTVHVVGCGGTIASEPAADGAAPAKAGEELVAAVPDVAEYADLRVTDVGSRPGFDMDFSVVAAAAEAIRDAVADGADGVVVTQGTDTIADTAYALDLACEVPVPVLVTGSQRRFDEPGSDAPANLLAAVRAAVDDRFAPGAHVAFDDELHAARDAVKTHTNALDTFQSPGKGPVAAFTRATTRIHRDPARATSEASLPESALDPARDAADYADVPVVHSGTGVDGSLLERVVADGADGVVVEGTGLGNATAPLGEAVADAVETVPVVVSSRCHAGPTEAVYGTAGGGVTLRDHGVAYAGDLSTAKARVKLVLGLTAGLSREAVEATFE; this comes from the coding sequence ATGCCTACGGTACACGTAGTCGGATGCGGCGGGACGATAGCGAGCGAACCGGCGGCGGACGGGGCGGCCCCGGCGAAGGCGGGCGAGGAACTCGTCGCCGCCGTCCCCGACGTGGCCGAGTACGCGGACCTGCGCGTGACCGACGTCGGGTCGCGTCCGGGGTTCGACATGGACTTCTCCGTCGTGGCGGCGGCCGCCGAGGCGATTCGTGACGCCGTCGCCGACGGCGCGGACGGCGTCGTGGTCACGCAGGGGACGGACACCATCGCCGACACCGCGTACGCGCTGGACCTCGCCTGTGAAGTCCCCGTTCCCGTCCTCGTCACCGGGTCGCAGCGCCGGTTCGACGAACCGGGTTCCGACGCGCCCGCGAACCTCCTCGCGGCGGTGCGGGCCGCGGTCGACGACCGGTTCGCGCCCGGCGCGCACGTCGCCTTCGACGACGAACTCCACGCCGCGCGCGACGCGGTCAAGACGCACACGAACGCTCTCGACACGTTCCAGTCGCCCGGCAAGGGCCCCGTGGCGGCGTTCACGCGCGCGACGACCCGCATCCACCGCGACCCCGCGCGGGCGACGTCCGAGGCGTCGCTCCCGGAGTCCGCGCTCGACCCGGCCCGCGACGCCGCCGACTACGCCGACGTCCCCGTCGTTCACTCGGGCACCGGCGTCGACGGGTCGCTCCTCGAACGGGTCGTCGCCGACGGCGCGGACGGCGTCGTCGTGGAGGGGACCGGACTCGGGAACGCGACGGCGCCGCTGGGCGAGGCCGTCGCCGACGCCGTCGAGACGGTCCCGGTGGTCGTCTCCTCGCGGTGTCACGCCGGACCGACCGAAGCGGTGTACGGCACGGCCGGCGGCGGCGTGACGCTCCGGGACCACGGCGTCGCCTACGCGGGCGACCTCTCGACGGCGAAGGCGCGGGTAAAACTCGTCCTCGGCTTGACCGCGGGGCTCTCCCGCGAGGCGGTCGAGGCGACGTTCGAGTGA
- the cmk gene encoding (d)CMP kinase, producing MLEESPTPRRSVDSNLFITVSGPPGCGATTLCEGLSRALDCGYVSGGDIFRELAEDHEMSLSQLIAKADETDDIDRALDERLRTIAEQWGTANKAFILESRLAGWLAGNRADLRIWLDAPEEVRVDRTRDREEMEAEMRVREVSEAGRFESYYGVDVTDQSFYDLRINTARWSPDSLLEIVLTAVEEYEAESDEGAFHTPDVEL from the coding sequence ATGCTGGAGGAGAGCCCCACGCCGAGGCGGTCAGTCGATAGCAACCTCTTTATCACCGTCTCCGGGCCGCCGGGATGCGGGGCGACGACGCTCTGCGAGGGGCTCTCGCGGGCCCTCGACTGCGGGTACGTCTCCGGCGGCGACATCTTCCGCGAACTCGCCGAGGACCACGAGATGTCGCTGTCGCAACTCATCGCGAAGGCCGACGAGACCGACGACATCGACCGCGCCCTCGACGAACGCCTCCGCACCATCGCCGAGCAGTGGGGGACGGCGAACAAGGCGTTCATCCTCGAATCGCGCCTCGCCGGGTGGCTGGCGGGCAACCGCGCCGACCTGCGCATCTGGCTCGACGCCCCCGAGGAGGTCCGCGTCGACCGGACCCGCGACCGCGAGGAGATGGAGGCCGAGATGCGCGTCCGCGAGGTGAGCGAGGCGGGCCGCTTCGAGTCCTACTACGGCGTCGACGTCACCGACCAGTCGTTCTACGACCTGCGTATCAACACCGCGCGCTGGAGCCCCGACTCCCTCCTCGAAATCGTCCTCACCGCCGTCGAGGAGTACGAGGCCGAGAGCGACGAGGGCGCGTTCCACACGCCCGACGTCGAACTGTGA
- a CDS encoding transcriptional regulator, producing the protein MADLNPVAKRIHNVSPKPVRLTLDGGDSAVYRMHSTQFFQREFQAEGERLDEAGVEYRLVTTEDAESVLLGRKGPDEEGWTMVGEVTAAERAEE; encoded by the coding sequence ATGGCGGATCTCAACCCGGTCGCAAAACGGATCCACAACGTCTCGCCGAAGCCCGTGCGCCTCACCCTCGACGGCGGCGACTCGGCGGTCTACCGGATGCACAGCACTCAGTTCTTCCAGCGGGAGTTCCAGGCCGAGGGCGAACGCCTCGACGAGGCGGGCGTCGAGTACCGACTCGTCACCACCGAGGACGCCGAGTCGGTGCTGCTCGGGCGGAAGGGGCCGGACGAGGAGGGGTGGACGATGGTCGGCGAGGTGACGGCCGCCGAACGCGCCGAGGAGTAG
- a CDS encoding DMT family transporter, with product MSRYRNLALFVFLAAAWGAAFMAIKAGLGTPADPGGFFETPVLFAAIRYDVAGVLMLGYAAYATDSPLPRGRDQWATVVVGSVLIMAGYHALLFVGETDPAVTSAAAAVIVSLSPILTTGFARAFLPSERLAPAGLVGLLLGLAGVVVLSNPNPNDVLSGGAVAKLLIFGAATVFALGSVLTRRIDAEMPIETMEAWTMLGGALLMHVVSVAIGESVSAVSWTTDAFLALGYLSVVASALGFLVYFVLLERLGPIEINLVSYVAPVFAALTGWAFLGELPTVYTVAGFALIFVGFLLLKRESIRRELPRLRRGLESFGARD from the coding sequence GTGAGCCGGTACCGAAACCTCGCGCTGTTCGTCTTTCTCGCCGCCGCGTGGGGGGCGGCGTTCATGGCTATCAAGGCCGGCCTCGGCACGCCCGCCGACCCCGGCGGCTTCTTCGAGACGCCCGTGCTGTTCGCGGCGATTCGCTACGACGTGGCGGGCGTGCTGATGCTGGGCTACGCCGCCTACGCGACCGACAGTCCGCTCCCGCGCGGGCGCGACCAGTGGGCCACGGTCGTCGTCGGGTCCGTCCTCATCATGGCGGGCTACCACGCCCTGCTGTTCGTCGGCGAGACGGACCCCGCCGTCACCTCCGCCGCCGCCGCCGTCATCGTCAGCCTCAGCCCCATCCTCACCACCGGGTTCGCGCGCGCGTTCCTGCCCTCGGAACGCCTCGCACCCGCGGGTCTCGTCGGCCTCCTCTTGGGACTCGCGGGCGTCGTCGTCCTCTCGAACCCGAACCCCAACGACGTGCTGTCCGGCGGCGCCGTCGCCAAACTGCTCATCTTCGGCGCGGCGACGGTGTTCGCACTCGGGTCGGTGCTGACCCGCCGCATCGACGCGGAGATGCCCATCGAGACGATGGAGGCGTGGACGATGCTCGGCGGCGCCCTCCTGATGCACGTCGTGAGCGTCGCAATCGGCGAGTCCGTCTCGGCCGTCTCGTGGACGACCGACGCGTTCCTGGCGCTCGGCTACCTCTCCGTCGTCGCCAGCGCCCTCGGCTTCCTCGTCTACTTCGTCCTCTTGGAGCGCCTCGGCCCCATCGAGATAAACCTCGTCTCCTACGTCGCGCCGGTGTTCGCGGCGCTGACGGGGTGGGCGTTCCTCGGGGAACTGCCGACCGTCTACACCGTCGCCGGGTTCGCGCTCATCTTCGTCGGCTTCCTCCTCCTGAAGCGCGAGAGCATCCGCCGGGAACTCCCCCGACTGCGGCGGGGACTCGAATCGTTCGGCGCGCGCGACTGA
- a CDS encoding CBS domain-containing protein, translating to MDLSARELMTTDVQTVAPDDDVSEVLGRLARVKFNGFPVVDDDGAVVGIVTQHDLVELFQTKDRTLWIPVGLPPFTETLTYAVDVSWDDLDLGVDLAKNADRPISEVMTTDVVTVAPDTDLDTVLDLLSSDDRDINRLPVVEEGRLVGIVARQDVVRAVRDLRRGAGADVVER from the coding sequence ATGGACCTCTCCGCTCGAGAGTTGATGACGACGGACGTGCAGACGGTCGCCCCGGACGACGACGTGAGCGAGGTGCTGGGTCGCCTCGCGCGCGTGAAGTTCAACGGTTTCCCCGTCGTCGACGACGACGGCGCCGTCGTCGGCATCGTCACCCAACACGACCTCGTGGAACTGTTCCAGACGAAAGACCGGACGCTGTGGATTCCCGTCGGCCTCCCGCCGTTCACGGAGACGCTCACCTACGCCGTCGACGTGTCGTGGGACGACCTCGACCTCGGCGTCGACCTGGCGAAGAACGCCGACAGACCCATCAGCGAGGTGATGACGACGGACGTGGTGACCGTCGCCCCCGACACGGACCTCGATACGGTTCTCGACCTCCTGTCGAGCGACGACCGCGACATCAACCGCCTGCCCGTGGTCGAGGAGGGTCGACTCGTCGGCATCGTCGCCCGGCAGGACGTCGTCCGGGCGGTGCGCGACCTCCGGCGCGGCGCCGGAGCGGACGTCGTGGAGCGATAA
- a CDS encoding ribonuclease H has translation MAVHGRQSLRDLFDESPTPHIAHPPRTHHRHFYVATDGSYRSSGDGGLGVVIETRDGTRVARVAVPDAAPNNNVSEYRALHLGLDVLAARAPPNARVGVLIDHDALAADVNTEVLAGADPDWRRTRRPTSPPAGSENHWRGIRARIAGFAELRAARIDGRNNPAHPLANAPGEYAHVNGRNDRCVMPDPPSSNADLGTGTGTEADDPQFPPPSRFESHASD, from the coding sequence ATGGCCGTTCACGGCCGTCAATCACTTCGAGACCTGTTCGACGAGTCTCCCACGCCGCACATCGCGCACCCGCCGCGCACCCACCACCGCCACTTCTACGTCGCCACCGACGGGTCGTATCGGTCCTCGGGCGACGGCGGACTGGGCGTCGTCATCGAGACGCGCGACGGTACGCGGGTGGCTCGGGTCGCCGTGCCCGACGCGGCGCCGAACAACAACGTCTCCGAGTACCGCGCGCTCCACCTCGGTCTGGACGTTCTCGCGGCCCGCGCGCCGCCGAACGCCCGCGTCGGCGTCCTCATCGACCACGACGCCCTCGCCGCGGACGTCAACACCGAGGTCCTCGCCGGGGCCGACCCGGACTGGCGCCGGACGCGCCGGCCCACGTCGCCGCCGGCCGGCAGCGAGAACCACTGGCGAGGCATTCGCGCCCGCATCGCCGGGTTCGCCGAACTCCGGGCCGCGCGCATCGACGGCCGGAACAACCCCGCACACCCCCTCGCGAACGCGCCGGGCGAGTACGCCCACGTCAACGGGCGGAACGACCGCTGCGTCATGCCCGACCCGCCGTCGTCGAACGCCGACCTCGGGACCGGAACCGGAACCGAGGCCGACGACCCGCAGTTCCCGCCGCCGTCGCGGTTCGAGAGTCACGCGAGCGACTGA
- a CDS encoding NADP-dependent malic enzyme: protein MGLDDDAREYHREEPPGKIEISTTKPTNTQRDLSLAYSPGVAAPCRDIDADPDKAYEYTAKGNLVGVVSDGSAVLGLGDIGAQASKPVMEGKGVLFKRFADIDVFDVEIEPEDVDEFVNIVSAMEPTFGGINLEDIKAPECFEIESRLRDEMDIPVFHDDQHGTAIISGAALLNAADIVGKELDELDIVFSGAGASAIASARFYVSLGASKENIVMCDSDGVIKPDRDDVNEFKAEFSNDVEADTLEEAMEGADVFVGLSVGGLVDQEMVASMAEDPALFAMANPDPEIGYEEAKQARDDTVIMATGRSDYPNQVNNVLGFPFIFRGALDVRAREINEEMKRAAAEALAELARKDVPDAVVKAYGDQPLQYGPEYVIPKPLDPRVLFEVAPAVAQAAMDSGSARSELDVQEYEETLEARLGKSREMMRVVLNKAKSDPKRVALAEGTDEKMIRAAYQIQEQGIAYPVLIGGEDEIRQTAEDLGLDFDPEVADPQSGDWDHYADRLYELRRRKGLTKNEAHELVRRDTNYFASVMVEQDDADAMLTGLTHHYPSALRPPLQVVGTADDADYAAGVYMLTFKNRVVFCADTTVNLEPESDVLAEITKHTAQLARRFNIEPRAAMLSYSNFGSVENEGTRKPRGAVNLLHEDAEVDFPVDGEMQADTAVVEDILQGTYEFSELDDPANVLVFPNLEAGNIGYKLLQRLGGAEAIGPMLVGMGKPVHVLQRGDEVKDIVNLAGVAVVDAQNE, encoded by the coding sequence ATGGGATTGGACGACGACGCGCGGGAGTACCACCGCGAAGAACCGCCGGGGAAGATCGAGATTTCGACCACGAAACCGACGAACACGCAGCGAGACCTCTCGTTGGCCTACTCGCCGGGCGTGGCGGCGCCGTGCCGCGACATCGACGCGGACCCGGACAAGGCATACGAGTACACGGCGAAAGGGAACCTCGTTGGCGTCGTCTCGGACGGGTCGGCGGTTCTCGGACTGGGCGACATCGGCGCGCAGGCGTCGAAGCCGGTGATGGAGGGCAAGGGCGTGCTGTTCAAGCGGTTCGCGGACATCGACGTGTTCGACGTCGAAATCGAACCCGAGGACGTCGACGAGTTCGTGAACATCGTCAGCGCGATGGAACCCACCTTCGGCGGCATCAATCTGGAGGACATCAAGGCGCCGGAGTGTTTCGAGATAGAGTCGCGCCTGCGCGACGAGATGGACATCCCGGTCTTCCACGACGACCAACACGGCACCGCCATCATCTCCGGCGCCGCACTGCTGAACGCCGCCGACATCGTCGGGAAGGAGTTGGACGAACTGGACATCGTGTTCTCGGGCGCCGGCGCCTCCGCCATCGCCAGCGCGCGCTTCTACGTCTCGCTCGGCGCGTCGAAGGAGAACATCGTCATGTGCGACTCCGACGGCGTCATCAAACCCGACCGCGACGACGTCAACGAGTTCAAAGCTGAGTTCTCCAACGACGTCGAGGCCGACACGCTCGAAGAGGCGATGGAGGGTGCGGACGTGTTCGTCGGTCTCTCCGTCGGCGGCCTCGTCGACCAGGAGATGGTGGCGTCGATGGCCGAGGACCCCGCCCTCTTCGCGATGGCCAACCCGGACCCCGAAATCGGCTACGAAGAAGCGAAGCAGGCCCGCGACGACACCGTCATCATGGCGACGGGCCGCTCCGATTACCCGAATCAGGTGAACAACGTGCTCGGCTTCCCGTTCATCTTCCGCGGCGCACTCGACGTGCGCGCGCGGGAGATAAACGAGGAGATGAAGCGCGCCGCCGCGGAGGCCCTCGCCGAACTCGCCCGCAAGGACGTCCCCGACGCTGTCGTCAAGGCCTACGGCGACCAGCCCTTACAGTACGGTCCCGAGTACGTCATCCCGAAACCGCTGGACCCCCGCGTGCTGTTCGAGGTGGCGCCCGCCGTCGCGCAGGCGGCGATGGACAGCGGGTCGGCCCGCAGCGAACTCGACGTGCAGGAGTACGAGGAGACGCTCGAAGCGCGCCTCGGGAAGTCCCGCGAGATGATGCGCGTCGTCCTCAACAAGGCGAAGTCCGACCCCAAGCGCGTCGCCCTCGCGGAGGGCACCGACGAGAAGATGATCCGCGCGGCCTACCAGATTCAAGAGCAGGGCATCGCCTACCCCGTCCTCATCGGCGGCGAGGACGAGATTCGGCAGACCGCCGAGGACCTGGGCCTCGACTTCGACCCCGAGGTGGCCGACCCGCAGAGCGGCGACTGGGACCACTACGCCGACCGCCTGTACGAACTCCGCCGGCGCAAGGGCCTGACGAAGAACGAGGCGCACGAACTCGTCCGCCGCGACACGAACTACTTCGCCAGCGTGATGGTCGAACAGGACGACGCCGACGCGATGTTGACGGGGTTGACCCACCACTACCCCTCGGCGCTCCGTCCGCCGCTTCAGGTCGTCGGCACGGCCGACGACGCCGACTACGCCGCCGGCGTCTACATGCTGACGTTCAAGAACCGCGTCGTGTTCTGCGCGGACACGACGGTGAACCTCGAGCCCGAATCGGACGTGCTCGCGGAGATAACGAAGCACACCGCCCAGTTGGCCCGCCGGTTCAACATCGAACCGCGCGCGGCGATGCTGTCGTACTCGAACTTCGGCAGCGTCGAGAACGAGGGGACGAGGAAACCCCGCGGCGCCGTGAATCTGCTCCACGAGGACGCCGAGGTCGACTTCCCCGTCGACGGGGAGATGCAGGCCGACACCGCCGTCGTCGAGGATATCCTCCAGGGAACCTACGAGTTCTCCGAACTGGACGACCCCGCGAACGTCCTCGTCTTCCCGAACCTCGAAGCGGGCAACATCGGCTACAAACTGCTCCAGCGACTCGGCGGCGCGGAGGCCATCGGCCCGATGCTCGTCGGCATGGGCAAACCCGTCCACGTCCTCCAACGCGGCGACGAGGTCAAGGACATCGTCAACCTCGCGGGCGTCGCGGTGGTCGACGCGCAGAACGAGTAA
- a CDS encoding M24 family metallopeptidase, which produces MTQESDPGSDAAEGGHDIVTDHLDDRRERLEEYLDREELDAVWFAEPNSFSWLTGGNNVVSRGAGAGVGAAGYTREDGWVVVTDNIEANRLADEEVPDAFDVRQTNWYESSLADGVAAETDGAGAADFEVPGLDSVDASELRQPLSETDIERYRELGREAADAVERVARELEPGDTEHEVAAALKIALATRGIEAPVVLVGGSERAQKYRHYTPTYAELGDYALLSVTAERGGLHASTTRTVAFDPPEWLAERHAKAQQVETSALAATQAVARLGGTADGVFDNITAAYEHLDYPEEWREHHQGGAAGFAGREWFASPGEDAPVETPMAYAYNPTIQGAKSEDTVLVTEDDAEVLTATGEWPTRPVKGWDHEFAIERHEILHLGAE; this is translated from the coding sequence ATGACACAGGAGAGCGACCCCGGTTCCGACGCGGCCGAGGGCGGACACGACATCGTCACCGACCACCTCGACGACCGGCGGGAGCGACTGGAGGAGTACCTCGACCGGGAGGAACTCGACGCGGTCTGGTTCGCCGAACCGAACTCCTTCTCGTGGCTCACGGGCGGAAACAACGTCGTCAGTCGGGGCGCGGGCGCAGGCGTCGGCGCCGCGGGCTACACCCGCGAGGACGGGTGGGTCGTCGTCACGGACAACATCGAGGCGAACCGCCTCGCCGACGAGGAGGTGCCCGACGCGTTCGACGTGCGGCAGACCAACTGGTACGAGTCGTCGCTGGCCGACGGCGTCGCCGCCGAAACCGACGGGGCGGGGGCGGCGGACTTCGAGGTGCCCGGACTCGACTCGGTGGACGCAAGCGAACTCCGACAACCGCTCTCGGAGACCGATATCGAGCGCTACCGCGAACTCGGGCGGGAGGCGGCCGACGCCGTCGAACGGGTCGCGCGCGAACTCGAACCCGGAGACACCGAACACGAGGTAGCCGCCGCGCTGAAGATAGCGCTGGCGACGCGGGGCATCGAGGCGCCCGTCGTCCTCGTCGGCGGGTCCGAACGGGCGCAGAAGTACCGCCACTACACTCCGACGTACGCGGAGTTGGGCGACTACGCGCTGCTCTCGGTGACGGCCGAACGCGGCGGTCTGCACGCGAGCACCACCCGGACCGTCGCCTTCGACCCGCCGGAGTGGCTGGCCGAGCGTCACGCGAAGGCCCAGCAGGTGGAGACGAGTGCGCTGGCGGCGACACAGGCCGTCGCGCGACTCGGCGGCACCGCCGACGGGGTCTTCGACAACATCACGGCCGCCTACGAACACCTCGACTACCCCGAGGAGTGGCGCGAACACCACCAGGGGGGCGCGGCCGGGTTCGCCGGCCGGGAGTGGTTCGCCTCGCCCGGCGAGGACGCCCCGGTGGAGACGCCGATGGCGTACGCGTACAACCCGACGATACAGGGGGCGAAATCGGAGGACACCGTCCTCGTCACCGAGGACGACGCCGAGGTGCTGACGGCGACGGGCGAGTGGCCCACCCGCCCCGTGAAGGGATGGGACCACGAGTTCGCCATCGAGCGACACGAGATACTGCACCTCGGCGCGGAGTAG
- a CDS encoding COX15/CtaA family protein translates to MNTRLRRLVALTVPLTGFLMVLGVYTAAAGAGLTCAGRWPFCDGFLGLFPANWSSFIEWFHRLVAMLVGFLILGTTVQAWRAGADRRVRRSLALATILLPSQIILGALTVTTYEWVILSAHFLTASIIFTAVVLAFARAYDPPAADELRRGLWGAAAGVAALVVLAPHAFLPFGANLQAIYYTVGLVAYGVLVAATAWLGPAAGGDAGRARLLTGGAALLLVGLLVLGRQVYTGGLEYVSVGGTLLVLGLVAAAAYALRDRPTRRSRGVPGGSD, encoded by the coding sequence ATGAACACTCGCCTCCGACGCCTCGTGGCACTCACCGTGCCGCTCACGGGCTTTCTGATGGTACTCGGGGTGTACACCGCCGCCGCCGGCGCCGGCCTCACCTGCGCCGGGCGGTGGCCGTTCTGCGACGGCTTCCTCGGCCTGTTTCCGGCCAACTGGAGCAGTTTCATCGAGTGGTTCCACCGACTCGTGGCGATGCTCGTCGGCTTCCTAATCCTCGGCACCACGGTACAGGCGTGGCGGGCCGGCGCCGACCGCCGCGTCCGCCGGTCGCTCGCTCTCGCCACCATCCTCCTCCCCTCCCAAATCATCCTCGGCGCGCTGACCGTGACGACCTACGAGTGGGTCATCCTCTCGGCGCACTTCCTCACGGCGTCGATAATCTTCACCGCCGTCGTCCTCGCGTTCGCGCGGGCGTACGACCCCCCGGCGGCCGACGAACTCCGGCGCGGCCTCTGGGGGGCCGCCGCCGGCGTCGCCGCCCTCGTCGTCCTCGCCCCCCACGCGTTCCTCCCGTTCGGCGCGAACCTGCAGGCGATTTACTACACGGTCGGACTCGTCGCCTACGGCGTCCTCGTCGCCGCCACCGCGTGGCTCGGTCCCGCGGCCGGCGGCGACGCCGGGCGCGCCCGCCTCCTGACGGGCGGCGCGGCCCTCCTCCTCGTCGGTCTCCTCGTCCTCGGCCGGCAGGTGTACACGGGGGGCCTGGAGTACGTCTCCGTCGGCGGCACCCTCCTCGTCCTCGGTCTCGTCGCTGCCGCGGCGTACGCCCTCCGCGACCGCCCGACGCGGCGGTCCCGGGGCGTCCCGGGCGGGAGCGACTGA
- a CDS encoding basic amino acid ABC transporter substrate-binding protein: MDRRAYLKTGAGVVAGGLFAGCTGGNGGGQEATETATSEAAATDGEGTTEGTETGTESGSEGDVVPDNVVIGSDIPYRPFEYNTASGELTGFDVDIARAIFEEQLGTSYEFKPTSFDSIIPSLKNNNFRIIMSAMTINDQRAQEVDFSDPYFTAYQTVIVRQDSDIQSREDLRGATVGVQKGTTGADAAQQLQEEFDGELELNQYDQVNGAFQALVNGQVVAVINDNTVNAEFVNNQGEGQVRFLQGEGAAAESGENAPDYLTLTVENYGIAFRQDDDEFRQRVNEALAAIREDGTYDEIYAEYFEG; this comes from the coding sequence ATGGACAGACGTGCCTATCTGAAGACCGGTGCCGGAGTGGTCGCTGGCGGCCTCTTCGCGGGTTGTACGGGCGGTAACGGAGGAGGCCAGGAGGCGACCGAGACGGCCACGTCGGAGGCGGCGGCCACCGACGGCGAGGGAACGACGGAGGGGACGGAGACGGGAACCGAGTCCGGAAGCGAAGGCGACGTGGTGCCGGACAACGTCGTCATCGGGTCGGACATCCCGTACCGGCCGTTCGAGTACAACACCGCCTCGGGCGAACTCACCGGCTTCGACGTCGACATCGCGCGGGCCATCTTCGAAGAGCAGTTGGGGACGAGTTACGAGTTCAAGCCGACGAGCTTCGACTCCATCATCCCCTCGCTGAAGAACAACAACTTCCGCATCATCATGTCCGCGATGACCATCAACGACCAACGCGCGCAGGAGGTCGACTTCTCGGACCCCTACTTCACCGCGTACCAGACGGTCATCGTCCGACAGGACAGCGACATCCAGTCCCGGGAGGACCTCCGCGGGGCGACCGTCGGCGTCCAGAAGGGGACCACCGGCGCCGACGCCGCCCAGCAGTTACAGGAGGAGTTCGACGGCGAGTTGGAACTCAACCAGTACGACCAGGTCAACGGCGCGTTCCAGGCGCTCGTCAACGGACAGGTCGTCGCCGTCATCAACGACAACACGGTCAACGCCGAGTTCGTCAACAATCAGGGCGAAGGCCAGGTCCGGTTCCTCCAGGGCGAGGGCGCGGCCGCCGAGTCCGGCGAGAACGCCCCCGACTACCTCACGCTCACCGTCGAGAACTACGGCATCGCGTTCCGGCAGGACGACGACGAGTTCCGCCAGCGGGTGAACGAGGCGCTCGCGGCCATCAGAGAGGACGGGACGTACGACGAGATATACGCCGAGTACTTCGAGGGCTGA
- a CDS encoding amino acid ABC transporter permease — MADSYSGVTADEGDRGSGGFVDDATLKWLGVGVSSLFALAVLALVAYIVATQVDFELMRTIVPQFVDAYLLVLQIVVIGGLLSVTAGVFVGLARVSKTSITSGIATAYVQFFRGTPLLFQLFVVYFGIPTLWPGTFPVQDWGFPTAIIALTLNHAAYVGEAVRGGIDAVPDGQMEAARSLGMGYIQGMREVVVPQAWRNALAAIGNDQVILVKDTSLLTIIAIPELMQAFRSVNSATFDPWTPLVLVAIAYLSITLPLMRLVTYMEDRSDWGGDSQ, encoded by the coding sequence ATGGCTGATTCATACTCCGGCGTGACGGCCGACGAGGGCGACCGCGGGAGCGGCGGGTTCGTCGACGACGCGACGCTGAAGTGGCTCGGCGTGGGGGTGTCGAGTCTGTTCGCGCTCGCCGTCCTGGCGCTCGTCGCCTACATCGTCGCCACGCAGGTCGACTTCGAGTTGATGCGGACCATCGTCCCGCAGTTCGTGGACGCGTACCTCCTGGTGCTCCAAATCGTCGTCATCGGAGGGCTCCTCTCGGTGACGGCGGGCGTGTTCGTCGGCCTCGCGCGCGTCTCGAAGACGTCGATAACGAGCGGCATCGCGACGGCGTACGTTCAGTTCTTCCGCGGAACGCCGCTTCTGTTCCAACTGTTCGTCGTCTACTTCGGCATCCCGACGCTGTGGCCGGGGACGTTCCCCGTGCAGGACTGGGGGTTTCCGACGGCCATCATCGCGCTGACGCTGAACCACGCCGCCTACGTCGGCGAGGCGGTCCGCGGCGGCATCGACGCCGTCCCCGACGGGCAGATGGAGGCCGCCCGCTCCTTGGGCATGGGCTACATCCAGGGGATGCGAGAGGTGGTCGTCCCGCAGGCGTGGCGCAACGCCCTCGCGGCCATCGGCAACGACCAGGTCATCCTCGTGAAGGACACCTCGCTTCTCACCATCATCGCCATCCCCGAACTGATGCAGGCGTTCCGGAGCGTCAACAGCGCGACGTTCGACCCGTGGACGCCGCTGGTCCTCGTCGCCATCGCGTACCTCTCCATCACGCTGCCGCTGATGCGACTCGTGACCTACATGGAGGACCGCTCGGACTGGGGAGGTGACAGCCAGTGA